One genomic window of Spirochaetae bacterium HGW-Spirochaetae-1 includes the following:
- a CDS encoding TetR/AcrR family transcriptional regulator — MEDMCRRVYRENRHKLKIKKEDLAVKNYVTLINATLKLSNEKGFQAMSIRDLGRDTGLSMGALYYYFSSKDELLQIIHEQGHRFVQEILLQQTAGVEGPREKLRTAIRTHLFLSEIMRHWFYFFFMETKNLSKKNRLIPVESELWTEKLYMDILAEGDKAGVFKVADMELTGAAIKSLLQDWYLKRWKYVQRKVSIEHYADFIISFVEASIST, encoded by the coding sequence ATCGAGGACATGTGCCGCAGGGTCTACAGGGAAAACCGCCATAAACTGAAAATAAAAAAGGAAGACCTGGCCGTTAAGAACTATGTCACACTCATCAACGCCACGCTGAAGCTCAGCAATGAAAAGGGATTTCAGGCCATGAGCATCAGGGACCTGGGCAGGGACACGGGACTGAGCATGGGGGCCCTCTACTATTATTTCTCCAGCAAGGATGAGCTGCTCCAGATCATTCATGAACAGGGCCACCGCTTCGTGCAGGAAATTCTCCTTCAGCAGACGGCAGGCGTGGAGGGGCCGCGGGAAAAACTCAGGACCGCCATCAGGACCCACCTCTTCCTCAGCGAGATCATGCGGCACTGGTTTTATTTCTTCTTCATGGAAACCAAAAACCTGAGCAAAAAAAACAGGCTCATCCCCGTGGAGAGCGAGCTCTGGACTGAAAAACTCTACATGGATATACTGGCCGAGGGCGACAAGGCCGGTGTTTTTAAAGTGGCCGATATGGAACTCACCGGCGCCGCAATCAAGTCCCTGCTGCAGGACTGGTACCTGAAACGCTGGAAGTATGTTCAGCGCAAGGTCTCCATCGAGCACTATGCCGATTTTATCATCTCTTTCGTAGAAGCTTCCATCAGCACATGA
- a CDS encoding enoyl-CoA hydratase (Catalyzes the reversible hydration of unsaturated fatty acyl-CoA to beta-hydroxyacyl-CoA), which translates to MEYTKITVERREHVLLMGLNRPEKLNAFDHEMFLELAHAYGTLHSDPELWCGVLFAHGKHFTSGLELDKWAKVFAGGNLGVPEGSIDPLGTDEDKRCSKPVVMAITGRCYTIGFELLLAQDIRVAATDARIALLEVKRGIYPVGGGTVRLFEEIGWGNAMRYLLTGDEITSDEAWRLGLVQEVVEPEKVVERAYEIAREISKRAPLGVQAALRSARISRVDGARAALARLIPDLMPITKSEDAVEGVMSFMQRREANFKGK; encoded by the coding sequence ATGGAATATACGAAAATTACCGTTGAAAGGCGCGAGCATGTACTGCTCATGGGACTGAACAGGCCGGAAAAACTGAACGCCTTTGATCATGAAATGTTCCTGGAGCTGGCCCATGCCTATGGAACTCTTCATAGTGATCCGGAATTGTGGTGCGGCGTTCTTTTTGCCCATGGAAAACATTTCACATCGGGCCTGGAACTGGATAAATGGGCAAAGGTTTTTGCCGGCGGGAACCTGGGTGTACCCGAGGGCTCCATCGATCCCCTGGGGACCGACGAGGATAAGCGCTGCAGCAAACCCGTGGTTATGGCCATTACGGGGCGATGCTACACCATCGGCTTTGAACTGCTTCTTGCCCAGGACATACGCGTGGCTGCAACCGACGCCCGTATCGCACTCCTTGAGGTGAAGAGGGGGATATATCCCGTGGGCGGCGGAACTGTGCGTCTCTTCGAAGAGATCGGCTGGGGCAATGCCATGCGGTATCTTCTCACCGGCGATGAGATTACCAGCGATGAGGCATGGCGTCTGGGACTCGTCCAGGAAGTAGTGGAGCCTGAAAAAGTAGTTGAGCGGGCCTATGAAATCGCAAGGGAAATATCGAAACGTGCTCCCCTGGGTGTACAGGCGGCCCTGAGATCAGCCAGGATTTCCCGTGTTGACGGCGCCAGGGCTGCGCTGGCCAGGCTTATTCCCGATCTTATGCCTATTACAAAAAGCGAGGACGCAGTCGAAGGGGTCATGTCCTTCATGCAGCGGCGCGAGGCGAACTTCAAAGGGAAATAA
- a CDS encoding enoyl-ACP reductase: MKTKITELFKIQHPIILSGMSWISTPELVAAVSNAGGLGILATGVMAPAETEQAVRQIRSLTKKPFAANVTLYFPGSEMNAKVLIKEQVPIINYSLGKGDWIAEAVHAYGGKVVATVTTVKHALAAQKEGADALIVTGHEAAGHGGAVTSLALIPSIADEVDIPIIAAGGFADGRGLAAALALGAEGVSMGTRFMNTKESPVHAIQKQMSVEKTAFDTVYTDRFDGMPARMMDSEGARYLMNKRLNLFAAAASSKNITQELGLPMMQLMKGMMSPGPKKGGAAKPKGATAGTPKKAGKKRGPFDNMKKMYTTFAKLARMAIGFGAFKAGTMDGDNRKGVLPLGQITGIIHDTPSVKEVVARIVKDAGEVMKASAKRI, translated from the coding sequence ATGAAAACAAAAATTACGGAACTCTTCAAGATACAACACCCCATAATCCTTTCCGGCATGAGCTGGATAAGCACACCGGAGTTAGTCGCTGCCGTGTCCAATGCCGGCGGCCTGGGAATTCTGGCCACGGGAGTAATGGCTCCCGCTGAAACAGAACAGGCGGTGCGGCAGATACGGAGTCTGACAAAGAAACCCTTTGCCGCCAACGTGACCCTGTATTTTCCCGGTTCGGAGATGAATGCAAAGGTTCTCATTAAGGAACAGGTCCCCATCATCAACTACTCCCTGGGCAAGGGAGACTGGATCGCCGAGGCAGTGCACGCCTATGGCGGCAAGGTCGTTGCCACGGTAACCACGGTAAAGCACGCCCTGGCAGCACAGAAGGAAGGAGCCGATGCCCTTATTGTGACAGGGCATGAGGCCGCGGGTCACGGCGGTGCAGTTACGTCACTGGCCCTCATACCGAGCATCGCCGACGAGGTTGATATCCCCATCATAGCCGCCGGAGGATTCGCCGACGGACGGGGACTTGCCGCGGCCCTGGCCCTGGGCGCCGAGGGAGTCTCTATGGGGACCCGCTTTATGAACACGAAGGAAAGTCCCGTCCACGCAATCCAGAAACAGATGAGCGTGGAAAAGACGGCCTTTGATACGGTCTATACGGACCGCTTTGACGGCATGCCGGCCCGCATGATGGATTCCGAAGGAGCCCGCTATCTCATGAACAAACGGCTGAATCTCTTTGCCGCGGCCGCTTCATCGAAAAACATAACACAGGAGCTGGGACTTCCCATGATGCAGCTCATGAAGGGAATGATGTCGCCCGGGCCAAAAAAGGGCGGGGCTGCCAAACCGAAGGGAGCCACTGCCGGTACGCCGAAAAAGGCCGGCAAGAAAAGGGGACCCTTTGACAATATGAAAAAAATGTATACCACTTTCGCCAAACTGGCCCGCATGGCCATAGGATTCGGCGCCTTCAAGGCCGGTACCATGGACGGTGACAACAGGAAAGGAGTGCTGCCCCTGGGACAGATCACGGGTATCATTCACGACACTCCTTCAGTAAAGGAAGTGGTGGCGAGGATAGTGAAAGATGCCGGAGAGGTGATGAAAGCCTCGGCAAAAAGAATATAG
- a CDS encoding ABC transporter ATP-binding protein: MIHANDVTLSFSKRILFKDVNIKFAPGNCYGLIGANGSGKSTFLKILSGEIEPNQGAVVTNPNERIAMLRQDHFAFDEYMVLDTVIMGHKKLHDVLKERDTLYAKDDFTDDDGNRAAELEEMLDEMNGYDAETDAASLLSGLGITEDLHGKTMKELEGGQKVRVLLAQALFGYPDILLLDEPTNNLDLESITWLENFLYNFNNTVIVVSHDRHFMNKVCTHIADIDFGKIQIYTGNYDFWAQASQLAMKQKKDENKKKEDKIKELQAFIERFSSNASKARQATSRKKLVEKLTLDEIPTTSRRFPWVAFKPDRECGRQILTIENLSKTVDGTPILKDFSLIVNRNDKIAFVGQNNLVKTVLFQILTGEMKPDSGDFKWGETITLSYFPKENNSFFNSDLSIVDWLRQYSDEKDETYVRGFLGRMLFSGDESLKRVNVLSGGEKVRCMLSRMMLSGANALILDEPTNHLDLEAITSLNNGLIAFPEVILFSSHDHQFIDTIANRIVEITPNGIIDRVMRFDEYIENSDVQRLRDEMYEGHQRLNL; this comes from the coding sequence ATGATCCACGCAAACGACGTAACCCTTTCCTTCAGCAAGCGAATCCTCTTCAAGGATGTCAATATCAAGTTCGCCCCGGGCAACTGCTACGGCCTCATCGGCGCCAACGGTTCGGGAAAATCAACCTTCCTGAAAATCCTTTCCGGCGAGATTGAGCCCAACCAGGGTGCTGTCGTCACCAATCCCAATGAACGCATAGCCATGCTGCGCCAGGACCACTTCGCCTTCGACGAATACATGGTCCTGGACACGGTTATCATGGGCCATAAAAAGCTCCATGATGTTTTGAAGGAGCGGGATACTCTCTACGCCAAAGACGATTTCACCGACGACGACGGGAACCGCGCCGCCGAACTGGAAGAAATGCTCGACGAGATGAACGGCTATGACGCCGAGACCGACGCGGCCTCGCTCCTGTCAGGCCTGGGCATTACGGAAGACCTGCACGGAAAAACCATGAAGGAACTGGAAGGAGGCCAGAAGGTGCGCGTGCTCCTGGCCCAGGCCCTCTTCGGCTATCCCGATATTCTGCTCCTTGACGAGCCCACGAACAACCTGGACCTGGAGTCCATCACCTGGCTGGAAAACTTTCTTTATAATTTCAACAACACCGTCATCGTGGTCTCCCACGACCGGCACTTCATGAACAAGGTCTGCACCCATATCGCCGACATCGACTTCGGGAAAATACAGATATACACGGGCAATTACGACTTCTGGGCCCAGGCCAGCCAGTTGGCCATGAAGCAGAAGAAAGATGAGAACAAGAAAAAGGAAGATAAAATAAAGGAGCTCCAGGCCTTTATCGAGCGCTTCAGCTCCAACGCCTCCAAGGCGCGCCAGGCCACATCACGCAAGAAGCTCGTGGAAAAACTCACCCTGGACGAGATACCCACAACGTCGCGCCGCTTTCCCTGGGTGGCCTTCAAACCGGACCGGGAATGCGGCAGGCAGATCCTCACCATCGAAAACCTGTCCAAAACCGTCGATGGCACACCCATCCTGAAGGACTTCAGCCTCATCGTAAACAGGAACGACAAGATCGCCTTCGTGGGACAGAACAACCTGGTAAAAACAGTCCTTTTCCAGATTCTCACGGGCGAGATGAAGCCCGACTCCGGCGACTTCAAATGGGGTGAGACCATCACCCTGTCCTATTTCCCCAAGGAAAATAATTCCTTCTTCAACAGCGACCTGTCCATCGTGGACTGGCTCCGCCAGTATTCCGACGAAAAGGATGAAACCTATGTGCGGGGATTCCTGGGCAGGATGCTCTTCTCCGGCGACGAGTCCCTGAAAAGGGTCAACGTGCTCTCGGGTGGCGAGAAGGTCCGGTGCATGCTCTCACGTATGATGCTCTCGGGTGCCAACGCTCTCATCCTGGATGAACCGACGAACCACCTGGACCTGGAGGCCATCACCTCGCTGAATAACGGGCTCATTGCTTTTCCCGAAGTGATCCTTTTTTCATCGCACGACCACCAGTTTATCGACACCATCGCCAACCGCATCGTGGAAATAACACCCAACGGCATCATTGACCGCGTCATGCGCTTCGATGAATATATTGAAAACAGCGACGTGCAGCGGCTCCGCGACGAGATGTACGAGGGACACCAGCGGCTCAACCTGTGA
- a CDS encoding endonuclease: MITLNQLYKLLLKAYGPQGWWPLLDDVTHHSRYDGIIPGSDNHIFEIITGAILTQNVAWTNVDTALRILKGKGLLEPRAMHEYSREELAPLIRSTGYYNQKAIKLMHMLDWMNSFAYDLEKLKGEDMASLRNDLLAIKGVGPETADSILLYALSMKTFVVDAYTRRILSRMGIIEGNETYEEIRSLFHKKFRGGVHEYKEYHALIVEHGKNICKKKPDCGKCILARQCLYSVSIQER, encoded by the coding sequence ATGATCACCCTGAACCAACTTTATAAATTGCTCTTAAAAGCCTACGGCCCGCAGGGCTGGTGGCCTCTCCTTGACGACGTGACTCATCACAGCCGCTACGACGGCATTATTCCCGGCTCGGACAACCACATCTTCGAAATCATCACCGGCGCCATCCTCACGCAGAACGTGGCCTGGACCAATGTGGATACGGCCCTGCGCATCCTGAAAGGGAAGGGGCTCCTGGAGCCCCGGGCCATGCATGAATATTCTCGTGAAGAACTGGCACCCCTTATCCGCAGCACGGGCTACTACAACCAGAAGGCCATAAAACTGATGCACATGCTGGACTGGATGAATAGCTTCGCCTATGATCTGGAAAAGCTGAAGGGGGAGGATATGGCCTCGCTGCGGAATGATCTCCTGGCCATAAAAGGCGTGGGTCCCGAGACGGCCGATTCTATCCTGCTCTATGCCCTGTCCATGAAGACCTTTGTGGTGGATGCCTATACGCGGCGCATACTTTCCCGCATGGGCATAATTGAGGGGAATGAAACCTATGAGGAAATACGTTCATTGTTCCATAAAAAGTTCCGGGGTGGGGTCCATGAGTACAAGGAATATCACGCCCTCATCGTGGAGCATGGGAAGAATATTTGCAAAAAGAAACCGGACTGCGGGAAGTGCATACTGGCGAGGCAGTGCCTTTACAGTGTTTCAATCCAGGAGAGGTAG
- a CDS encoding AAA family ATPase, with the protein MLLLSESLEKNIMYIHRDIEKYLQRAARSFPATLVAGPRQSGKTTLLKKTFPRADFVTFDDPVMQDFARNDPQGLIARYGRKPVIFDEIQYVPELFSYLKIAIDTDRSTNGKWLLTGSQQFPMMDAVSDSLAGRIAVINLLPFGYNELTDAGVKEIHEAIWSGGYPEVAAKPETRDIWLASYVRTYIERDVRQIINVQDLALFQTFLALCAANHSQELNVASISRDCGVAQPTIHRWVSLLQASFIAYCLKPFYTNLGKRVIKKPKLYLIDSAIAAYLTRQGNAESLLEASMGGAFFEGFIVIETLKSLFNSGKNGELYFWRSHDGLEIDLIIEIAGRLHAVEIKKTHTPTAKHAESLEKFITLSGKKAGKPLVVCTCDREKPLTRNVSAIPWTDYLSWIETL; encoded by the coding sequence ATGTTACTTTTGTCAGAATCGCTTGAGAAAAATATTATGTATATACACAGGGACATCGAAAAGTATCTACAGAGAGCTGCCCGTTCATTCCCCGCGACGCTGGTGGCCGGCCCCCGCCAGTCGGGAAAAACCACGCTGCTTAAGAAAACTTTTCCCCGCGCCGATTTCGTCACCTTCGATGACCCCGTGATGCAGGACTTCGCCAGGAACGATCCCCAGGGCCTCATTGCCCGGTATGGTAGGAAACCTGTTATTTTCGATGAGATACAATATGTTCCTGAACTTTTCTCCTATCTGAAAATCGCAATCGATACCGACCGCTCAACCAACGGCAAATGGCTCCTGACCGGATCCCAGCAGTTTCCCATGATGGATGCCGTCAGCGATTCCCTGGCCGGCCGCATCGCTGTCATCAATCTCCTTCCCTTCGGCTACAACGAACTCACTGATGCCGGAGTTAAAGAAATCCATGAAGCCATCTGGTCCGGTGGATACCCTGAAGTTGCCGCAAAACCGGAAACAAGGGACATATGGCTCGCCTCCTATGTCAGGACATATATCGAAAGAGATGTGAGACAAATAATAAACGTGCAGGACCTCGCCCTGTTCCAGACCTTCCTTGCCCTCTGTGCGGCAAACCACTCACAGGAGCTGAATGTCGCCTCCATTTCCCGGGACTGCGGCGTCGCCCAGCCCACAATACACCGCTGGGTTTCCCTGCTGCAGGCATCCTTTATAGCCTATTGCCTGAAGCCTTTTTACACAAACCTGGGGAAAAGGGTCATCAAAAAACCGAAGCTGTACCTGATTGATTCGGCCATAGCTGCTTACCTAACCCGCCAGGGAAACGCGGAATCGCTCCTGGAAGCATCCATGGGCGGGGCTTTTTTCGAGGGATTCATTGTCATTGAAACCCTCAAATCATTGTTCAACAGCGGGAAAAACGGGGAGCTTTATTTCTGGCGTTCACACGATGGACTTGAAATTGATCTCATCATTGAGATAGCGGGCAGACTCCATGCGGTTGAAATAAAAAAAACACACACTCCCACGGCGAAACACGCCGAATCGCTGGAAAAATTCATAACGCTGTCGGGGAAAAAAGCCGGCAAACCCCTTGTCGTATGTACCTGTGACAGGGAAAAACCCCTTACGAGAAATGTTTCGGCAATTCCCTGGACAGACTACCTCTCCTGGATTGAAACACTGTAA
- a CDS encoding DUF86 domain-containing protein — MNGLRNYKLYIDDIRQAAESISKYIEGLSKEKFQEDAKTRDSVLHNLMIIGEAAAKIPDNVREKNPDINWSGIIGMRNIIVHGYFAIDSEIIWITVKEKVPELMKMIDRIV; from the coding sequence TTGAATGGATTGAGGAACTATAAACTTTATATAGACGACATCCGACAGGCTGCTGAGAGTATCAGCAAATACATTGAAGGATTGTCAAAAGAGAAATTTCAAGAGGACGCAAAGACCCGTGACTCGGTGCTTCACAATTTAATGATAATAGGTGAAGCAGCGGCGAAAATTCCCGATAATGTCCGTGAAAAAAATCCGGACATTAATTGGAGCGGGATTATCGGTATGAGAAATATTATTGTTCATGGCTATTTTGCCATTGATTCGGAAATTATATGGATTACTGTTAAAGAAAAAGTTCCTGAATTAATGAAAATGATTGACCGGATTGTTTAG
- a CDS encoding [FeFe] hydrogenase H-cluster radical SAM maturase HydG — MTFIDENKIHDELLNISEDSGVVMEILARARELKGLARKDVARLTAIHSPELLELLYETARYVKETIYGRRLVLFAPLYISNLCSNECTYCAFRAGNTGLERRCLGRDEIRREARTLAEQGHKRILLVTGESYPSGDFRYVVDAIGTVYEAARAGHEIRRVNVNIAPLDTDQFRELKKAKIGTYQLFQETYHRETYASVHRAGKKSDYLWRLTAMDRALESGIDDIGLGVLFGLHDWRFELLALMQHVEHLEQNFGIGPHTVSVPRLEPALGSEISLSPPDRVSDEDFRKIMAILRIAIPYTGIIMSTRESPVMRMESFALGVSQISAGSRTSPGAYGSGEDDEGGGQFSLGDHRDLDEVIADIVRLGYIPSFCTACYRLGRTGADFMDLAKPGEIRHHCDPNALSTFLEYLLDYASPDTKIAGVKLINDILAGFDAQGRHRASAMLEQIRSGRRDVFC; from the coding sequence ATGACATTCATAGATGAAAATAAGATACATGATGAACTCCTCAATATCAGCGAGGATAGCGGAGTCGTCATGGAAATCCTTGCCAGGGCCAGGGAACTGAAGGGACTGGCCAGAAAAGATGTGGCCCGGCTTACGGCCATACACTCACCGGAACTTCTGGAACTCTTGTATGAAACGGCCCGGTACGTAAAAGAAACCATCTACGGCCGACGACTGGTGCTGTTTGCTCCCCTGTATATATCCAACCTCTGTTCAAATGAATGCACGTACTGCGCCTTCCGCGCCGGCAACACGGGCCTGGAGAGAAGGTGTCTCGGCCGGGACGAGATACGCCGTGAAGCCCGTACGCTTGCCGAGCAGGGTCATAAAAGAATCCTCCTGGTGACCGGGGAGTCCTATCCTTCGGGGGACTTCCGGTATGTCGTTGACGCCATCGGAACCGTGTACGAAGCGGCACGTGCCGGCCATGAGATACGGCGCGTTAATGTGAATATTGCACCCCTGGACACGGACCAGTTCAGGGAACTGAAAAAGGCCAAAATCGGTACTTATCAGCTCTTTCAGGAAACATACCATCGGGAAACATATGCCTCGGTTCACAGGGCCGGTAAAAAGAGCGATTATCTCTGGCGACTTACAGCCATGGACCGTGCTCTGGAATCGGGAATTGATGATATCGGCCTGGGGGTCCTCTTTGGTCTCCATGACTGGCGTTTCGAGTTGCTGGCCCTCATGCAGCACGTGGAGCATCTTGAACAGAATTTCGGCATTGGTCCTCACACCGTAAGCGTTCCCCGGCTTGAACCGGCATTGGGGTCGGAAATATCCCTGTCGCCGCCGGACAGGGTGAGCGATGAAGATTTTCGGAAGATAATGGCTATTCTCAGAATCGCCATTCCATACACGGGTATCATCATGTCCACGCGGGAGAGTCCCGTCATGAGAATGGAAAGCTTCGCCCTGGGAGTGTCGCAGATTTCGGCGGGCAGCCGGACGAGTCCCGGCGCCTATGGTTCAGGGGAAGATGATGAAGGGGGGGGGCAGTTTTCCCTGGGTGACCACCGGGACCTCGACGAAGTTATTGCCGATATCGTGAGGCTGGGCTACATACCATCCTTCTGTACCGCATGCTACCGCCTGGGAAGGACGGGCGCCGATTTTATGGACCTGGCAAAACCCGGCGAAATCCGTCATCATTGCGATCCCAACGCCCTTTCCACGTTTCTGGAATACCTGCTCGACTATGCTTCCCCGGATACAAAAATCGCCGGTGTTAAACTGATTAATGACATCCTTGCGGGATTCGATGCACAGGGGCGGCACAGGGCCTCGGCCATGCTGGAGCAGATCAGGTCCGGCAGGCGCGATGTGTTCTGCTGA
- a CDS encoding [FeFe] hydrogenase H-cluster radical SAM maturase HydE, translating into MTSLRDSMHRGGTGPRPCWSRSGPAGAMCSAEGVIRVMSEITFDRDRVIYFLRDADAGERRGLYAMADAVRSECAGGGIHLRALLNISNCCDRACLYCGLRAGNENIARYRLDRKQIVDAAGRAAREGYGTIVMQSGEDPVLTTEFISSIIREIVSRHDMAVTLSLGERPRDVLRQWYDDGASRYLLKHETSDPALYARLHPGMSFGTRMEMLSTLKEIGYQAGSGVMIGLPGQTWESLAGDIMLFRDLDIDMIGCGPYIANPHTPLGSTAEKEAGQVTADEQTVLTVTALNRLVTRDTHIAATTATKTLYSGGGLYRALRSGANVVMPDVTPAPYREQYLIYPGKEPVDGIAGAAELRAELIKQTGLEIAGGRGDRARCHS; encoded by the coding sequence ATGACATCCTTGCGGGATTCGATGCACAGGGGCGGCACAGGGCCTCGGCCATGCTGGAGCAGATCAGGTCCGGCAGGCGCGATGTGTTCTGCTGAAGGAGTGATCCGGGTAATGAGCGAAATAACCTTTGACAGGGACCGCGTCATCTATTTTCTCCGCGATGCCGATGCCGGCGAAAGGCGGGGGCTGTATGCCATGGCTGATGCGGTGAGGAGTGAATGTGCCGGCGGTGGAATACACCTCAGGGCCCTTCTCAATATCTCCAATTGCTGTGACAGGGCGTGTCTCTACTGCGGCCTTCGCGCCGGGAATGAAAATATTGCCAGGTATCGTCTTGACCGGAAACAGATCGTGGACGCAGCGGGCAGGGCGGCCCGGGAAGGATACGGAACGATTGTTATGCAGTCCGGCGAAGATCCGGTACTCACGACGGAATTCATTTCCTCTATTATCAGGGAAATAGTCTCACGCCATGATATGGCCGTGACCCTGTCGCTGGGAGAGAGGCCCCGGGATGTGCTCCGGCAATGGTACGACGACGGTGCTTCACGGTATCTCCTGAAACATGAGACCTCGGACCCCGCATTGTACGCTCGGCTCCATCCCGGCATGAGTTTCGGCACGCGCATGGAAATGCTATCGACCCTGAAGGAGATCGGTTATCAGGCCGGTTCCGGCGTCATGATAGGCCTGCCCGGCCAGACATGGGAGTCCCTGGCCGGTGATATCATGCTTTTTCGCGATCTTGATATCGACATGATCGGATGCGGACCCTATATCGCCAATCCCCATACCCCCCTGGGAAGTACTGCGGAGAAGGAAGCAGGTCAGGTTACAGCTGATGAACAGACCGTGCTTACCGTGACCGCCCTGAACAGGCTTGTAACCAGGGACACGCATATAGCTGCGACAACGGCAACAAAAACTCTTTATTCCGGGGGAGGATTGTACAGGGCGCTTCGTTCCGGTGCTAACGTGGTTATGCCCGATGTGACCCCCGCTCCGTACAGGGAACAGTATCTTATTTATCCCGGGAAGGAGCCCGTGGACGGGATCGCCGGGGCAGCGGAACTTCGGGCCGAACTGATCAAACAGACTGGTCTGGAAATAGCCGGCGGCCGCGGGGACAGGGCCCGTTGTCATTCATGA